A genomic window from Lycium barbarum isolate Lr01 chromosome 4, ASM1917538v2, whole genome shotgun sequence includes:
- the LOC132636897 gene encoding mitogen-activated protein kinase kinase SIPKK, whose amino-acid sequence MKKGSFAPNLKLSLPPPDEVNLSKFLTESGTFKDGDLLVNRDGVRIVSQSEVAAPTVIQPSDNQLCLADFEAVKVIGKGNGGIVRLVQHKWTGQFFALKVIQMNIEESMRKHIAQELRINQSSQCPYVVVCYQSFFDNGAISIILEYMDGGSLADFLKKVNTIPERYLAAICKQVLKGLWYLHHEKHIIHRDLKPSNLLINHRGDVKITDFGVSAVLASTSGLANTFVGTYNYMSPERISGGAYGYKSDIWSLGLVLLECATGHFPYTPPEGDEGWVNVYELMETIVDQPAPCAPPDQFSPHFCSFISACVQKDRNDRLSANELMSHPFITMYDDLDVDLGSYFTSAGPPLATLNEL is encoded by the exons ATGAAGAAAGGATCTTTTGCTCCTAATCTTAAACTTTCTCTTCCACCTCCTGATGAAGTTAATCTCTCCAAATTCCT GACTGAATCGGGGACATTTAAGGATGGGGATCTTTTGGTGAATAGAGATGGAGTTCGAATTGTCTCGCAGAGTGAAGTTGCAGCT CCTACAGTTATACAGCCATCAGACAACCAGTTATGCTTAGCTGATTTTGAAGCAGTTAAAGTTATTGGAAAGGGAAATGGTGGTATTGTGCGGCTGGTTCAGCATAAATGGACTGGGCAGTTTTTCGCTCTCAAG GTTATTCAGATGAATATTGAAGAGTCCATGCGCAAGCATATAGCTCAAGAACTGAGAATTAATCAGTCATCCCAGTGTCCATATGTTGTCGTATGCTATCAGTCATTCTTTGATAATGGTGCTATCTCAATCATTTTGGAGTATATGGACGGTGGCTCCCTAGCAGATTTTCTGAAAAAAGTCAATACGATACCCGAACGGTATCTTGCTGCCATCTGCAAACAG GTTCTCAAAGGCTTGTGGTATCTTCATCATGAGAAGCATATTATTCACAGGGATTTGAAACCTTCGAATTTGCTAATCAATCACAGAGGTGATGTCAAAATCACCGACTTTGGTGTGAGTGCAGTACTGGCAAGCACATCTGGACTGGCTAATACCTTTGTCGGCACGTACAACTATATGTCT CCAGAGAGAATTTCAGGAGGTGCCTATGGTTACAAAAGTGACATTTGGAGCTTGGGTTTAGTTTTGCTCGAGTGTGCAACAGGTCATTTCCCATATACCCCACCCGAGGGAGATGAAGGATGGGTTAATGTTTATGAACTTATGGAAACTATAGTTGACCAACCAGCACCTTGTGCACCTCCTGACCAATTTTCTCCTCACTTCTGCTCATTCATATCTGCATG TGTCCAGAAGGACCGGAATGACAGATTGTCAGCAAATGAACTCATG AGTCACCCTTTCATCACCATGTACGATGACCTGGATGTTGATCTTGGATCTTACTTCACATCCGCAGGACCTCCATTGGCAACACTCAATGAGCTATAA